One part of the Lotus japonicus ecotype B-129 chromosome 2, LjGifu_v1.2 genome encodes these proteins:
- the LOC130735267 gene encoding uncharacterized protein LOC130735267, which produces MEAKLDKLEARLDEIQFSVTQMLLKSYQQQFESPQCYPQENFENIWCDPPCYHPQGQFQQPIYSPPCYYPQEEFQYPFHDPHHSQEEFHQPWNDPPQFLEDLSKQYEANQAQFQQPRHEEPSILQEIQDMLNQMSANLNANANQHLQDTANLQAPVNKLVAHAPTLQHEADAKIDDEVNPCVDTHLDANTDGSGDVNEFEVDVASDADSNDEDNKQEKHLPLPHRTYESEKMYPSEEENKLLDDFKKCFAVDEVKKMDVEHGSKLAIFPHKPLLVNLDIFEKVVLIGEFVDCKKSTSMEEYFSKPLPKPQDKVLIVECTDFSFTLISGWADARKKFSLKLNIVMSHAKGARKQFEFVKIVADEIPPKPPDLWIVAVVPQDYELPLNARPPPDPGDSRFRALPGFMRRQLP; this is translated from the coding sequence atggaagctaaacttGATAAGCTAGAAGCCAGACTCGACGAGATACAATTTTCTGTTACACAAATGTTGCTCAAGAGCTATCAACAACAGTTTGAGTCACCTCAATGTTATCcacaagagaattttgaaaatatttggtgtgaccCACCTTGCTATCATCCACAAGGGCAATTCCAGCAGCCTATTTATTCACCACCATGCTACTATCCGCAGGAGGAATTTCAATATCCCTTTCATGATCCACATCATTCACAAGAGGAATTTCATCAACCTTGGAATGATCCACCCCAATTTTTGGAAGACCTTTCAAAGCAATATGAAGCAAACCAAGCCCAGTTTCAACAACCTCGACACGAGGAACCTTCCATATTGCAAGAAATTCAAGACATGTTGAACCAAATGTCTGCAAATCTCAATGCAAATGCTAATCAACACCTGCAAGATACTGCGAATTTACAAGCTCCAGTTAACAAGCTAGTTGCACACGCTCCCACATTGCAACATGAAGCTGATGCAaagattgatgatgaagttaatcCTTGTGTTGATACTCATCTTGATGCTAACACTGATGGTTCTGGTGATGTTAACGAGTTTGAAGTCGATGTTGCTTCTGATGCTGATTCTAATGATGAAGACAACAAACAAGAAAAACATCTCCCTCTTCCACATAGAACTTATGAGAGTGAGAAGATGTATCctagtgaagaagaaaataagttgttggatgatttcaagaaGTGTTTTGCAGTGGATGAAGTTAAAAAGATGGATGTAGAACATGGATCTAAGTTAGCAATATTTCCACATAAGCCGCTTTTAGTTAATCTagacatttttgaaaaagtcgtgcttattggagagtttgttgattgcaAGAAGTCAACCTCAATGGAGGAATATTTTTCGAAACCTCTACCGAAACCTCAAGACAAAGTAttgattgttgaatgtactgatttttcatttactcttatttcaggttgGGCAGATGCTCGAAAAAAGTTTTCACTCAAactgaacattgtcatgagtcatgCTAAAGGTGCTAGAAAACAGTTTGAGTTTGTTAAGATTGTTGCAGATGAGATCCCTCCAAAGCCACCTGACTTGTGGATTGTTGCTGTtgtgcctcaagactatgagcttccTCTTAATGCAAGACCTCCACCGGACCCAGGTGATAGCAGATTCAGAGCATTACCAGGTTTCATGCGTCGCCAGCTTCcttga
- the LOC130736090 gene encoding uncharacterized protein LOC130736090 encodes MDSGVGGVSKASMVYPEGKVYNFIFFSLVPNTGVYHASFHEFKILFNVRARVVPDESKLIPMNGLYLKNSAKLELTVGECDFFFISNGYIIARGGVCVIDVVVSHSFCSYSFLIMVVFVVPKSDKFVTFRLKVEPKVLYWPVNEQFCDWWKKKFVNGKVVQGWLFMASRRTCHWLNQKMMMIFTYQKEEFLTLYPRKDLKELNETEEDGVFTVVARVTGLAKGEKWWYSACSCHKAVTIEDGTFYCSGCCKPVLSVTLR; translated from the exons ATGGATTCTGGAGTAGGAGGTgtgtctaaggcctccatg GTTTACCCTGAGGGTAAGGTgtataattttatattcttcTCTCTTGTCCCAAATACTGGTGTGTACCATGCATCTTTCCATGAATTTAAGATTCTTTTCAATGTGAGGGCGAGGGTGGTTCCTGATGAATCTAAGTTAATTCCAATGAATGGACTGTATCTTAAAAACTCAGCTAAGCTTGAATTGACAGTGGGAGAatgtgactttttttttatctcaaatGGCTACATCATTGCAAGAGGTGGTGTATGTGTTATTGATGTGGTTGTATCTCATTCATTCTGTTCATACAGCTTT TTGATCATGGTTGTCTTTGTGGTTCCCAAGTCTGACAAGTTCGTCACTTTCCGATTGAAGGTTGAGCCAAAGGTC CTATATTGGCCAGTGAATGAGCAATTTTGTGATTGGTGGAAAAAGAAGTTCGTCAATGGAAAAGTGGTG CAAGGTTGGCTCTTCATGGCATCGAGGCGGACATGCCATTGGCTGAatcagaagatgatgatgattttcACATATCAGAAGGAGGAGTTTTTAACTCTTTATCCTAGGAAGGATCTGAAAGAGCTCAATGAGACTGAGGAG GATGGTGTGTTTACGGTTGTAGCACGAGTTACTGGCCTTGCTAAAGGGGAGAAGTGGTGGTACTCTGCATGCAGTTGCCACAAGGCAGTAACAATTGAGGATGGAACATTTTACTGTTCTGGTTGCTGCAAACCTGTACTGTCTGTAACTCTTAGGTGA